A region of the Lachancea thermotolerans CBS 6340 chromosome E complete sequence genome:
ATTGTTGCAGCTCAGTCACACAACGTCACAGATAAAAAAATTACCACCTGATGTACGCTCGGCTGTCATAAGCAGTTATGACAATGCAATTAGGCAAGCatattttctttctgtttttcTCTGCACGATTGCGATTCTTCTatcttttctcaaaagagTCTTTAAGAAACGAGACGAACACGAAGGTCAAGATTCAAACGAAACAGAAAATATGCATATTAGAAGAGAGTCATTTACTTCTTTAATATGAATTCATTGAACTTTATTTCCTAAATCTACTCGACGCCTAAATACGGTCAAAATATCAAAGGCGCACCACACTTAAGTTAAAGTCCTTCTTTTGTAGTAAAAGGCccaaaacatcaaataATTAAGCGTATTTCATGACCAGTCAACAATGTCGTTTGTCCCGCGTGCTTTCCAGGAACATCTGCTTTGTTTATGCATGCTGATCGTCGTTACTTATCGCGCCAAAAATTCTCCCCGAATCTCAGTACCTCGTGAGAAAAAAGGCGTTGGTGGCCAAAAAACATGAGGCCATGCTTGGAATGATTCACCTTAATAACAAGCCCTGTGGCTTTTCGTTGAAGTCTTCGCTCTTAGTCAAAAGGAAATGTTGAAGGCGAGACACAAATATGCCGCAGTGCGGCCCGAGGTCCTCTTTTAGTTTGTCAGCAAGATCACTCAtatcaatcttttcaacttcttctaGGTAAATATTTCCCATAACTCTTAGCTGCAAAATTTCCAAACGGTTGCCAGAAACTAGCGTTCTGAGCTGGGATCCGATGTAATCAAAGCATTCATGCCTATTGACCTTGTTGATCGTATCTCTGCTAATATCCTTAAACTCTAGAATTTCCTCAGTATTTCTTGTGGATTCAAGGTTGATTTCGGTAAGCTTGAGATCAAGATCTCTCCtgacttgttctttctccgATATTGGCACCGCGCCCAAGTAATCAAGAAGTATtattttttccagctccttCATTATAAAAGCACTACTAGCTCTGCGGTAACCCATTAAAGTTGCCAAAGATCCATGAAGTTGGCTCATATCAATTGTCTCTGTCTCATatttcttgttgaaaagccaaTAATACAAGTCGAAAGCGGGTGTGCTGTAGTCAGACCCTAATTCAGATATGAGTTGTAATGATATCCAATCATCGataaagtttttgtcaaCAAGTTCACGAATAGAGCACGGGAGCTTGAGGAGATGAGGCAGAGCGGCCATAAAAGAGAATATGAGAGGCCTCGGccttgttcaaaagcactTTAGTGTACTGGTTTTGGAGTCTCAATTGATAGTGAGAAATGACTCGGTTTTGGTAAAGGTTTGTTTATGGCGTGAgcacaacttcttcaattccATCATCCCATTGGGAATGTTCATTACAAACACAATAAAGCCTCTAAAATATGGGGCTTGAAAATATGTTTTCTTAGCCGCTCGTTGAGAATGCCTCTATATTATTAAGGAGGTCTTTCCCTGCGACGGGGTGACGGGCTTTTATTTCAGAATATTTTTGGTCAGTTTTCACGACGGTGTTAAAATTTCGATTATATTTCCGACTACTCAATAAATATATGTAAGCATAAACATGTTTGCCGCCAAGCTTCGCCGTATTAATATGTACTACATAGAACGGATTCAGCTACCGGGGAAAAGAttttttgggctttcaGTTATTCTTTAATATATTTCCATTGTACCTCGGTAAAATGAAGTCGGTATTCAAGGGTCTCGAGCATCTCCTGGTCGATGAATTCAGTCCATTTTGGTTTGCGCAAGTCGTTGGGACAGGAATTTGCTCGACAATATTACACTCTTACCAGATGCCATGGTTACTTTGGTGTTCTTATATTATGTTTAGCATAGCCTCGCTTTTACTGATACTGACGCTTGCTCTTATGCTGACGAACATGACTCGCACCGTGAGAAAGACGGGGCTTAGGCAATACTTTGCCAAATATTTCGATGAGCCTGGAAATAATGTTTTTTGGGCATTTTTACCAATGGGATTGGGAACACTGGTAAATTTCCTATCGCAGCTCTGCAACCATGAGCTAAAAGattcaagaagatcaagaagacttTCAATTGCTGTTTATTCACTGTGGTGCCTTAATACTGTCATCTCTTTTGCAACAGCATGGGGCGTCAAATTTCTTTTATGGAGAAGCCGTGAAGACAAGGAAGTCTTTAACCAAGACAAGCTTGGCCAAAGAAATAGCGGCGAGGCCTTGAAGCCGCCTCACCTCCTCCCCATTATTCCATTGCTCGTCGTGAGCTCAAGCAGTGGGCTGTTTACTATGTCAGCTTCTTTCGCACATTTTGCGGACCGCAAGATCCAGCTTTCGATTTTGATAGCCACAAGTTTGATTTGGCTTCATGCGATCTTTCTTGCCTTTTTTATTATTTGCTCCTGCGTTTGGGGATTTTACATAAACCGGTTTCCTCCAGGCAAGTTGGCTTTCacaatgtttttgataatcGGACCTCTAGGCCAAGCGAGCTTCGGAATCTTGCTATTAACGGATAACATCAAACGTTACATTATGCTTTACCTTCCAATTACACATAAAGAATCTGTTAATGCTCATATTGGGAATTTGATAGCAGCaatgtctttcaaaactctcGGATTTGCAGCTGGACTTGCATTGATATCCTTGGGCATATTTTTCACTGTGATGGCTTTTGCCGCAATCCTTTCTTCAAGCAGAAAAACTCCGCCCGATGAGCGtaaattcaaaatggtAACATTTCACAAGGGCTGGTGGGCAATGCCGTTTCCTCTAGGTACTATGGCGGTCGCAAACAAAGAATTCAGCAGGCAATATACACCGCAGATAGGGGGCAGAGTATTCGAGGTGATAGGAATAATTTACGCAGTATTGTGCACTACAGCCGTCGTAACATGCATGATGGGAAGTATCTACATTTTTTGCacagcttggaaaacaacCATTCTCgaagatcaaaaaaacaggCTTGCCAAGGGAGTTAGCATCAATCGCCCACATGAATTGGATGTTTGACGATTGCCTTGCTCGAAATACATTACATGTTTATGTTACTAGAGAAGAAAGCCTTTCTAAAGCGCGTTGCAATGCTCGCTTTAACACTTTATATTTGGCATCCGATATATAAGAGCTGGAATGAAAATCCTTTGAAATGAGAAACTAAGTACTGgtgagctttgaagttatTTTTCAGATGACCGACTTTCTGTATGATCCCAGGAGTTTAACTTATTTACAATGGACGTTAGGGGGCCATACTAGACTCTAATCCTCAAATGGTAATTTTTAAAGACAATGTTTAAGTCTTGTACAGTAATaatcgaaaacaaagaggCCTTGCTTTGGCGTTAGATATTAAGTTGAGGTTAGATATATAGAAAGCTAAATCCGTAATTGAATTTGGCGCTCTGGGAAAATGCACCATCTTATTTATCTAATAGTTTCCGCGGAAACCTTAATTTCCCTTCCCAATCCTATCAGCATCAGCCTCAATTGGCTCTTGTTTAATTCATACAAGGCGCTTGCTCCATTTTACGCACTACGAGATATTTATGCAGGACTAACACACATTATGGCTTGGCACGGCCTTAAAAGGCCCAAATACACCGGCAACTTCGCTATTAGAGAGATTTCTTGTCCATTGAGAAAGAGAATAACTTTTGTTTCCCCGTTTACTTGTGTGATATAGCATTTTGATAGCACCATTTTGCTTCTGCAAAAACCCCAAATTCTGTAGTGGTGTGGTTTCAGTAAAATACATATAAAACATCTGAGAGaccccccccccccccctGGGACTTGATGTCGCATTTTCGGTaaaaaaagttgatcaAAAATTCCTATAATTGAACTTGAGTTCTTATGATTTAACATGCCCAAAACGGAGCTTTGGTTGTGCATTTGATTGTATCACTCCTTAATGCTCATAGGTCAAACACTAAAAATATCGATTGCGCCGACAAGATTGGCACAAAAACTTATGAACTAACAGTTATAAATGTGTATTAACGAGCGCACTTGcaagatttcaaaattttcctcCATAAGAACTAgccttctctttggccGTAGTGTAGGATTCCAGAGACGTAAGACGCTCAAGCCACTCCTTAATGTTGGGGTACTGCTCTTGTTTAGCGAAGTTACGTAAAAACGCCATCTGCAGGGGGAAACTCATTAAGATGTCGGCACCACTCAATTT
Encoded here:
- a CDS encoding KLTH0E16742p (conserved hypothetical protein), encoding MAALPHLLKLPCSIRELVDKNFIDDWISLQLISELGSDYSTPAFDLYYWLFNKKYETETIDMSQLHGSLATLMGYRRASSAFIMKELEKIILLDYLGAVPISEKEQVRRDLDLKLTEINLESTRNTEEILEFKDISRDTINKVNRHECFDYIGSQLRTLVSGNRLEILQLRVMGNIYLEEVEKIDMSDLADKLKEDLGPHCGIFVSRLQHFLLTKSEDFNEKPQGLLLR
- the SSU1 gene encoding Ssu1p (weakly similar to uniprot|Q2VQ77 Saccharomyces cerevisiae YPL092W SSU1 Plasma membrane sulfite pump involved in sulfite metabolism and required for efficient sulfite efflux major facilitator superfamily protein) gives rise to the protein MKSVFKGLEHLLVDEFSPFWFAQVVGTGICSTILHSYQMPWLLWCSYIMFSIASLLLILTLALMLTNMTRTVRKTGLRQYFAKYFDEPGNNVFWAFLPMGLGTLVNFLSQLCNHELKDSRRSRRLSIAVYSLWCLNTVISFATAWGVKFLLWRSREDKEVFNQDKLGQRNSGEALKPPHLLPIIPLLVVSSSSGLFTMSASFAHFADRKIQLSILIATSLIWLHAIFLAFFIICSCVWGFYINRFPPGKLAFTMFLIIGPLGQASFGILLLTDNIKRYIMLYLPITHKESVNAHIGNLIAAMSFKTLGFAAGLALISLGIFFTVMAFAAILSSSRKTPPDERKFKMVTFHKGWWAMPFPLGTMAVANKEFSRQYTPQIGGRVFEVIGIIYAVLCTTAVVTCMMGSIYIFCTAWKTTILEDQKNRLAKGVSINRPHELDV